Proteins encoded in a region of the Sterolibacterium denitrificans genome:
- a CDS encoding CHASE domain-containing protein: protein MDDALTDDPDEHPDEPPALMRRKLAQQVFRWIPWLVLLLSLSFTGLAWRNALVAQERYEQTQFDFQVRAVLTRIEQRMQAYQQTLLSVRGLFEASKDVDRQKFRRFVDSLHLTEIYPGIQGLGFSRLIAPAELERHIDAVRREGFAGYTVQPAGPRDVYSAIVFLEPFSGRNLRAFGYDMYSEPVRQAAMVRARDSGEAALSGKVRLMQEAGREEQAGLLMYVPVYRNDAPQSTPVERQAALLGWAYAPFRMRDLMNGIQGGRMGELDIEIYDGEHPLPEALLYDSYRENLTSYAEMHVSREHRLGASHTLTIAGHPWTVISRPAPGFLQHVKDRQQPVHTALLGLAISGMLFWLSWVLINGRRQALQAAHGMTRELRESEARFRLLADSVPALIWLADTDRRFYWFNRPWLEFTGRSLDKEQGYGWTDGIHPEDIKRYLDTYYASFDQRQPYTIELRLRHHDGDWRWIADHGIPRFKNNDSNDEFIGYIGSCTDINERKLMEKALQRSEENFRRQSRTMAEILWGADVGTWEWNVQTGETSFNQRWAEIVGYRLEELAPINITTWHHLTHPDDLKRSNLMLQRCFRRELDAYECEVRMQHSDGHWVWVLDRGRVVEWAEDGQPLRMSGTHLDITARKQSEIRLQLAANVFTHAREAIVIADTDGTIIDVNEAFIRITGYTREEALGNNPRMLQSGLQDADFYDEFWETLLSKGHWSGEIWNRRKDGEVYPTLMTISAVRDANGRPQNYVALSTDITAIKNYQSKLEHIAHYDVLTGLPNRALLADRMRHALSQCLRRDDALAVVYLDLDGFKAVNDRHGHEIGDELLVHVARRMQEALREGDTLARIGGDEFIAVLVDLDEPSHCEPILERLLQAAADPVNLRGYALNVSVSIGITLFPVDRTDADQLIRHADHAMYQAKQAGRNCYRFFAPTPNAEEPPEE from the coding sequence ATGGATGACGCGCTTACCGACGACCCGGACGAGCATCCGGACGAACCACCGGCATTGATGCGGCGCAAGCTCGCGCAGCAGGTATTTCGCTGGATTCCCTGGCTGGTGCTGCTCCTCTCCCTGTCCTTCACCGGGCTGGCCTGGCGCAATGCGCTCGTGGCGCAGGAGCGATACGAACAGACGCAATTCGATTTTCAGGTGCGCGCCGTGCTCACGCGCATCGAACAGCGCATGCAGGCCTACCAGCAGACCCTGCTGTCGGTGCGCGGCCTGTTCGAGGCATCGAAGGACGTCGATCGCCAGAAATTCAGGCGCTTCGTGGATTCGCTGCATCTGACGGAAATATACCCCGGCATCCAGGGGCTGGGCTTTTCCCGGCTCATCGCGCCCGCCGAGCTGGAACGGCATATCGACGCCGTCCGCCGGGAAGGTTTTGCCGGCTACACGGTCCAGCCCGCCGGTCCGCGCGACGTCTACAGCGCCATCGTCTTTCTCGAACCTTTCTCCGGCCGCAATCTGCGCGCCTTTGGCTACGACATGTATTCCGAACCCGTGCGCCAGGCAGCCATGGTGCGGGCGCGCGACAGCGGTGAAGCCGCCCTGTCCGGCAAGGTGCGTCTGATGCAGGAAGCCGGCCGCGAAGAGCAGGCCGGCCTGCTGATGTACGTGCCGGTGTATCGCAACGATGCGCCCCAGTCCACGCCAGTCGAGCGCCAGGCCGCATTGCTGGGCTGGGCCTATGCGCCGTTTCGCATGCGCGACCTGATGAACGGCATCCAGGGCGGCCGCATGGGCGAACTCGATATCGAGATCTACGATGGCGAGCACCCGCTGCCCGAGGCCCTGCTGTACGACTCCTACCGGGAAAACCTGACCAGCTATGCGGAAATGCACGTCAGCCGCGAGCATCGGCTCGGCGCCAGCCATACCCTGACCATCGCCGGCCATCCCTGGACGGTGATCAGCCGTCCGGCGCCGGGTTTTCTGCAGCACGTGAAGGATCGCCAGCAACCGGTGCATACCGCCCTGCTCGGCCTGGCAATCAGCGGCATGCTGTTCTGGCTGTCCTGGGTGCTGATCAACGGCCGTCGCCAGGCGTTGCAGGCCGCGCATGGAATGACCCGGGAACTGCGGGAAAGCGAGGCGCGCTTCCGCCTGCTGGCGGATTCGGTACCGGCGCTGATCTGGCTCGCCGACACCGATCGGCGCTTCTACTGGTTCAACCGGCCCTGGCTGGAATTCACCGGCCGGTCGCTGGACAAGGAACAGGGCTACGGCTGGACGGACGGCATCCATCCCGAAGACATCAAGCGCTATCTGGATACCTATTACGCCAGCTTCGATCAGCGCCAGCCCTACACCATCGAACTCCGTCTGCGCCATCACGACGGCGACTGGCGCTGGATCGCCGATCACGGCATCCCCCGCTTCAAGAACAATGACAGCAATGACGAATTCATCGGCTACATCGGCTCCTGCACCGACATCAACGAACGCAAGCTGATGGAAAAGGCCTTGCAGCGCAGCGAGGAAAACTTCCGGCGGCAAAGCCGGACCATGGCCGAAATCCTCTGGGGCGCCGACGTCGGCACCTGGGAATGGAACGTACAGACCGGCGAAACCAGCTTCAACCAGCGCTGGGCGGAAATCGTCGGCTATCGCCTGGAGGAGTTGGCGCCCATCAACATCACCACCTGGCATCACCTCACCCATCCCGACGATCTCAAGCGCTCCAACCTGATGCTGCAACGCTGTTTCCGCCGCGAACTCGACGCTTACGAATGCGAAGTCCGCATGCAGCACAGCGACGGCCACTGGGTCTGGGTACTGGATCGCGGCCGGGTGGTCGAGTGGGCCGAAGACGGCCAGCCGCTGCGCATGTCGGGCACGCACCTGGACATCACGGCGCGCAAGCAGTCGGAGATCCGCTTGCAGCTCGCCGCCAATGTCTTCACCCATGCCCGCGAAGCCATCGTGATCGCCGACACGGACGGGACGATCATCGACGTCAATGAAGCCTTCATCCGGATCACCGGCTATACGCGCGAGGAAGCGCTGGGCAACAACCCGCGCATGCTGCAGTCCGGGCTCCAGGATGCGGATTTCTACGATGAATTCTGGGAAACCCTGCTGTCCAAGGGCCACTGGTCGGGCGAAATCTGGAACCGGCGCAAGGATGGCGAGGTGTATCCCACATTGATGACCATCAGCGCGGTACGCGATGCAAACGGCCGGCCGCAGAACTACGTTGCGCTGTCAACCGACATCACCGCGATCAAGAACTACCAGAGCAAGCTGGAGCACATCGCCCATTACGACGTGCTGACCGGCCTGCCGAACCGCGCCCTGCTCGCCGACCGCATGCGCCATGCGCTGTCCCAGTGCCTGCGTCGCGACGATGCGCTGGCCGTGGTCTATCTCGATCTCGATGGTTTCAAGGCCGTGAATGATCGCCATGGCCATGAGATCGGCGACGAATTGCTGGTGCATGTCGCCCGGCGCATGCAGGAAGCCCTGCGTGAAGGCGATACGCTGGCGCGCATCGGCGGCGACGAATTCATCGCCGTGCTGGTCGACCTGGACGAGCCCTCGCACTGCGAACCGATCCTGGAACGCCTGCTGCAGGCCGCCGCCGATCCCGTGAATCTCCGGGGATACGCCCTGAATGTCTCGGTAAGCATCGGCATCACGCTATTCCCCGTCGATCGCACGGATGCCGATCAACTGATACGTCACGCCGATCACGCCATGTACCAGGCCAAGCAGGCAGGCCGCAATTGCTATCGGTTTTTTGCGCCGACGCCGAATGCGGAAGAACCGCCGGAGGAATAG
- a CDS encoding DUF1214 domain-containing protein, with amino-acid sequence MNDPALDSVLSGATWEAFCDTLKRAGQQILRPEAPDDAFNRAEGWRYLSRLIRIALEMHVEYADPRWPGFIQPSHETVKIGGDNPDNLYLSARIDGRYDYRVWGTRGSVSALGFSTKSGGYAANRDGRMECNGFIDAAQMNLDEDGNFELILSQQPPSGRPGKPGNWLPMRADTNQLLVRQTFLDRATEQPARIHIERLGGDAATAAPATPAALDPATLHENLQRAARFVENTARLFADWAQLFQTQEANTLPPRDQAMFQAAGGDPNIFYYHGYWRLAPDEALVIELERSPDCDFWNFQVDNYWMESLDYRYHRVHHNAHTARPNPDGSLTLIVAHRPCSGSGLGAAHPNWLETAGHDLGTMCFRLIGAREPMQRHHPQTRVVKLAELSARYAPADALNPAACSP; translated from the coding sequence ATGAACGATCCGGCACTCGATTCCGTTCTCAGCGGCGCCACCTGGGAAGCCTTCTGCGACACCCTCAAGCGCGCCGGCCAGCAGATCCTGCGCCCCGAAGCACCGGACGACGCCTTCAACCGCGCCGAAGGCTGGCGCTATCTTTCCCGCCTCATCCGCATCGCACTGGAAATGCACGTCGAATACGCCGATCCGCGCTGGCCCGGCTTCATCCAGCCTTCGCACGAGACGGTCAAGATCGGCGGCGACAATCCCGACAACCTCTATCTCTCGGCGCGCATCGACGGCCGCTACGACTATCGCGTATGGGGCACGCGCGGCAGCGTCTCCGCGCTCGGCTTTTCCACCAAGAGCGGCGGCTATGCCGCCAACCGCGACGGCCGCATGGAGTGCAACGGCTTCATCGACGCCGCGCAGATGAACCTCGATGAGGACGGCAACTTCGAGCTGATCCTCAGCCAGCAGCCGCCATCCGGCCGGCCCGGCAAACCCGGCAACTGGCTGCCGATGCGCGCCGACACCAATCAACTGCTGGTGCGCCAGACTTTCCTCGACCGCGCAACCGAGCAACCGGCGCGGATCCATATCGAACGCCTGGGAGGCGATGCGGCCACCGCTGCACCCGCTACGCCCGCCGCGCTCGACCCCGCCACCCTGCACGAAAACCTGCAGCGCGCCGCCCGCTTCGTCGAAAATACCGCCCGCCTCTTTGCCGACTGGGCGCAGCTATTTCAGACCCAGGAGGCGAACACCCTGCCGCCGCGCGACCAGGCCATGTTCCAGGCCGCAGGCGGCGATCCGAACATTTTCTACTACCACGGCTACTGGCGGCTGGCACCCGACGAGGCGCTGGTCATCGAACTCGAACGCAGTCCCGACTGCGACTTCTGGAACTTCCAGGTGGACAACTACTGGATGGAGTCGCTCGACTATCGCTACCATCGCGTCCACCACAACGCGCACACGGCCCGGCCCAATCCCGACGGCAGCCTCACGCTGATCGTCGCCCACCGCCCATGTTCCGGTTCCGGCCTCGGCGCCGCTCATCCCAACTGGCTGGAAACCGCCGGCCACGATCTGGGCACCATGTGCTTCCGCCTGATCGGCGCCCGGGAACCCATGCAGCGCCACCATCCGCAAACGCGGGTGGTGAAGCTTGCCGAGCTTTCTGCGCGCTACGCCCCCGCCGACGCGCTCAACCCAGCAGCTTGTTCGCCTTGA
- a CDS encoding NAD-dependent epimerase/dehydratase family protein produces MAGDFNKTTDLGRVLVTGGSGFVGCNFVKTLLAKGYKVRSFDLAPSPLPAQENLEIIQGNICDRELVRRSVQDIDTIFHTAAIIELKGGSAVTQEYRDRSYAINVEATKNLLQAGRAAGAQRFVYTASNSVVIGGQPIVNGDETLPYTERFNDLYTETKVVAEKWVLEQNGQGILTCSIRPSGIWGEGDQTMFRHMFNQMIAGLLRALVGSGKARLDNSYVHNLIHGHVLAAQHLVEGGTSPGQAYFINDGEPINMFDFSRPVVEAVGYPFPKMRVPAALVKSVMAIWQALHFKLGIQEPPVPPLAIERIAIDNFFSIDKARRDLGYEPLYNTEQGIKASLPYYVEMYNRMKLAAGK; encoded by the coding sequence ATGGCAGGTGATTTCAACAAGACCACTGATCTTGGCCGTGTGCTGGTTACCGGCGGTTCCGGTTTCGTCGGCTGCAATTTCGTCAAGACGCTGCTGGCCAAGGGCTACAAGGTGCGCAGTTTCGACCTCGCGCCTTCGCCGCTGCCGGCCCAGGAGAATCTTGAAATCATCCAGGGCAACATCTGCGATCGGGAACTGGTCAGGCGCTCCGTCCAGGACATCGACACCATCTTCCACACGGCAGCCATCATCGAGTTGAAGGGCGGCAGCGCGGTCACCCAGGAATACCGCGACCGCTCCTATGCGATCAACGTCGAAGCCACCAAGAATCTGCTGCAGGCCGGCCGTGCCGCCGGCGCCCAGCGTTTCGTGTATACCGCCAGCAACAGCGTGGTGATCGGCGGCCAGCCCATCGTCAATGGCGACGAGACCCTGCCCTATACCGAACGCTTCAACGACCTCTACACCGAGACCAAGGTGGTGGCCGAGAAATGGGTGCTCGAACAGAACGGCCAGGGCATCCTGACTTGCTCGATCCGTCCGAGCGGCATCTGGGGCGAAGGCGACCAGACGATGTTCCGCCACATGTTCAACCAGATGATCGCCGGCCTGCTGCGGGCGCTGGTTGGCTCGGGCAAGGCGCGGCTGGACAACAGCTACGTGCACAACCTGATCCACGGCCATGTCCTCGCCGCGCAGCATCTCGTCGAGGGCGGCACCTCGCCCGGCCAGGCGTATTTCATCAACGACGGCGAGCCGATCAACATGTTCGACTTCTCGCGTCCCGTCGTCGAGGCGGTCGGCTATCCGTTCCCGAAGATGCGCGTGCCGGCGGCGCTGGTCAAGAGCGTCATGGCCATCTGGCAGGCGCTGCACTTCAAGCTCGGCATCCAGGAGCCGCCGGTGCCGCCGCTGGCCATCGAGCGCATCGCCATCGACAATTTCTTCAGCATCGACAAGGCGCGCCGCGATCTGGGCTATGAGCCGCTCTACAACACCGAGCAGGGGATCAAGGCGTCGCTGCCCTATTACGTCGAGATGTACAACAGGATGAAGCTGGCAGCGGGCAAGTAA
- a CDS encoding acylphosphatase — protein sequence MNSAPDLAEARHLVISGRVQGVGFRFAMAHEAMRLRLAGWVRNCRNGTVEALIAGPAEAIAGMLVWARHGPPPARVEQVAVALAPAGEVAALPADGGFVQRGDHG from the coding sequence ATGAACTCCGCCCCCGACCTTGCCGAAGCCCGCCATCTCGTCATCAGCGGCCGGGTGCAGGGGGTCGGCTTCCGCTTTGCCATGGCGCACGAGGCGATGCGCCTGAGGCTGGCCGGCTGGGTACGCAATTGCCGCAACGGTACGGTTGAAGCACTGATCGCCGGCCCGGCCGAGGCGATTGCCGGCATGCTGGTCTGGGCGCGTCACGGCCCGCCGCCGGCGCGGGTCGAACAGGTCGCCGTCGCACTGGCGCCTGCCGGCGAAGTTGCCGCGCTGCCTGCCGACGGCGGCTTCGTCCAGCGGGGTGATCATGGATGA
- a CDS encoding class I adenylate-forming enzyme family protein: MNLAMALEMSAECFPDRVAVTSDGKNMTYGELLAAARRAAAEIQASGAKYVGLLDISSLAVPVAVFASAYAGVPYVPLNYRLTKPELEELLERIAPAYLITDTPAISPLTVPTGVQVVLREDFLELARSTGPQVEAAPGEPSDVAIQLFTSGTTGKPKAAVLRHENLMSYILGTVDFGNAEETDAVLVAVPPYHIAGISAVLSSTYACRRMVQLPNFDAKGWLELCRNERITNAFVVPTMFSRVIDYLNETGEAANLPALRAIAYGGGKMPLSVIERAMELLPDVDYTNAYGLTETSSTICLLTPDDHRSGAASDDPEVRKRLTSVGKPIGSIELVIRDDDGKPLEPNQAGDIFVRGGQVAGEYLGLGSMLDKDGWFPTRDRGYVDSYGYVYLEGRADDVIVRGGENISPGEIEDVLLEHPAVSDIAVVAIPDEQWGENVGAAIVLKDKAAASVEELQEWVKARLRSSRVPAKIIFKDQLPYNEMGKVLRRLVKQDFA, encoded by the coding sequence ATGAATCTGGCCATGGCCCTGGAGATGTCGGCGGAATGCTTCCCCGACCGCGTCGCCGTCACTTCCGACGGCAAGAACATGACCTATGGCGAACTGCTCGCCGCCGCCAGGCGCGCCGCCGCCGAGATCCAGGCCAGCGGGGCGAAGTACGTCGGCCTGCTCGACATCAGCAGCCTGGCCGTGCCGGTGGCGGTGTTCGCCTCGGCCTACGCCGGCGTGCCCTACGTGCCGCTCAACTATCGGCTGACCAAGCCGGAGCTGGAAGAATTGCTCGAACGCATCGCCCCGGCCTACCTCATCACCGACACCCCCGCGATCAGCCCGCTGACCGTGCCCACCGGCGTACAGGTGGTCTTGCGCGAGGACTTCCTCGAACTGGCTCGCTCGACCGGCCCGCAGGTCGAGGCCGCGCCGGGCGAGCCGTCGGACGTGGCGATCCAGCTGTTCACCAGCGGCACCACCGGCAAGCCCAAGGCCGCCGTGCTGCGCCATGAGAATCTGATGTCCTACATCCTCGGCACCGTCGATTTCGGCAATGCCGAGGAGACCGATGCCGTGCTGGTGGCCGTGCCGCCGTATCACATCGCCGGCATCTCGGCCGTGCTGAGTTCCACCTACGCCTGCCGGCGCATGGTGCAACTGCCGAACTTCGACGCCAAGGGCTGGCTGGAGCTGTGCCGCAACGAAAGGATCACCAATGCCTTCGTCGTGCCGACGATGTTCTCGCGCGTCATCGATTACCTGAATGAAACCGGCGAAGCCGCCAACCTGCCCGCGCTGCGCGCCATCGCCTACGGCGGCGGCAAGATGCCGCTGTCGGTGATCGAACGCGCCATGGAACTGCTGCCCGACGTCGATTACACCAATGCCTACGGCCTGACCGAAACCAGCTCGACGATCTGCCTCTTGACGCCGGACGATCACCGCAGCGGCGCGGCCAGCGACGATCCGGAAGTCAGGAAGCGCCTGACTTCGGTCGGCAAGCCGATCGGCTCCATCGAACTGGTCATCCGCGATGACGACGGCAAGCCGCTGGAGCCGAACCAGGCCGGCGACATTTTCGTCCGCGGCGGCCAGGTGGCCGGCGAATACCTCGGCCTGGGCAGCATGCTCGACAAGGACGGCTGGTTCCCGACGCGCGACCGCGGCTATGTCGATAGTTACGGCTATGTCTATCTCGAAGGTCGGGCGGACGACGTCATCGTGCGCGGCGGCGAGAACATCTCGCCGGGCGAGATCGAGGACGTGCTGCTCGAACATCCGGCCGTCTCCGACATCGCCGTGGTGGCGATTCCCGACGAGCAATGGGGCGAGAACGTCGGCGCGGCCATCGTCCTCAAGGACAAGGCCGCAGCCAGCGTCGAGGAACTGCAGGAATGGGTCAAGGCCCGCCTGCGCTCCTCGCGCGTGCCGGCGAAGATCATCTTCAAGGATCAACTGCCCTACAACGAAATGGGCAAGGTGCTGCGCCGCCTGGTGAAGCAGGACTTCGCGTAG
- a CDS encoding amidohydrolase family protein — MLIRNAEIDFIHAAARRVDVRIAGGRIAELAAAGSLPPRVDEAVLDAGGAALLPGLHDHHLHLAALAVALDSLPCGPPQVTTAAALAEALQARAATTAEHEWIRGIGYHESVAGEIDRIWLDRVVPRHPVRIQQRSGRLWIVNSAALALLLADAAPPPGLAYRAGRILDADDWLRGRSPSSRGFPSLARVGRLLAAHGITGVTETTAHNDLAQYRHFVAARAAGELAQDVLVMGDASLDALTDTANAADTTMETGIGVRRGPLKLHLHEHALPDFDVTVAAIARSHAAGRAVAAHCVTLAELVFALGVLEAAGAHPGDRIEHAAIAPPEVLPLLRARGVTVVSQPNFIFERGDTYLREVPAADRPWLYRLRGLLDAGIPLAGGVDAPFGQVDPWAAMQAAVERRSRHGAVLGAVEALAPEAALALFLAPLAAPGAAPRRIEVGATADLCLLDRPWAAARGNLAAVRVAATLKLGRLIHAAAENRTEAYLRPCDNPQS; from the coding sequence ATGCTGATCCGCAATGCCGAAATCGATTTCATCCACGCGGCCGCGCGGCGGGTCGATGTGCGCATCGCGGGCGGCCGCATTGCCGAACTCGCCGCTGCCGGCAGCTTGCCGCCACGGGTGGACGAAGCCGTGCTCGATGCCGGCGGCGCGGCGCTGCTGCCCGGTTTGCACGATCATCATCTGCATCTGGCCGCGCTTGCCGTCGCGCTGGATTCGCTGCCCTGCGGCCCGCCGCAGGTGACGACGGCGGCGGCGCTGGCCGAGGCCTTGCAGGCCCGTGCCGCGACGACGGCCGAGCATGAGTGGATACGCGGCATCGGCTATCACGAATCGGTGGCCGGCGAGATCGATCGTATCTGGCTGGATCGCGTCGTGCCACGGCATCCCGTGCGTATCCAGCAGCGCAGCGGGCGTCTGTGGATCGTCAATTCGGCGGCGCTGGCATTGCTGCTGGCCGATGCCGCGCCGCCGCCGGGACTGGCGTATCGCGCCGGCCGCATCCTCGACGCCGACGACTGGTTGCGCGGCCGCAGCCCATCGTCGCGCGGCTTTCCATCGCTGGCGCGCGTCGGCCGGCTGCTGGCGGCGCATGGCATTACCGGCGTGACGGAGACCACGGCGCACAATGACCTGGCGCAGTATCGCCATTTCGTCGCGGCCCGTGCGGCGGGCGAGCTGGCGCAGGACGTCCTGGTCATGGGCGATGCCAGTCTGGATGCCTTGACGGATACGGCAAACGCGGCGGACACGACGATGGAGACTGGCATCGGCGTGCGGCGCGGGCCGCTGAAGCTGCATCTGCACGAGCACGCGCTGCCGGATTTCGATGTCACGGTTGCCGCCATTGCCCGCAGCCATGCGGCCGGGCGGGCCGTGGCCGCGCACTGCGTGACGCTGGCCGAGCTGGTGTTCGCCCTCGGCGTGCTGGAAGCGGCCGGCGCGCATCCGGGCGATCGCATCGAGCATGCGGCCATCGCGCCGCCGGAAGTGCTGCCGCTGTTGCGGGCGCGCGGCGTGACCGTGGTGAGCCAGCCCAATTTCATTTTCGAGCGCGGCGACACCTATCTGCGCGAGGTGCCCGCCGCCGACCGGCCTTGGCTGTATCGTCTGCGCGGTTTGCTGGATGCCGGCATACCGCTGGCCGGCGGCGTGGATGCGCCCTTCGGTCAGGTCGATCCCTGGGCGGCGATGCAGGCCGCGGTCGAGCGGCGCAGTCGCCACGGCGCGGTTCTCGGCGCGGTCGAGGCGCTGGCGCCGGAAGCCGCGCTGGCCCTGTTTCTCGCGCCGCTGGCGGCGCCGGGGGCCGCGCCGCGTCGGATCGAAGTCGGCGCGACGGCCGATCTGTGTCTGCTCGACCGTCCCTGGGCCGCGGCACGCGGCAACCTGGCAGCCGTACGCGTGGCGGCGACGCTCAAGTTGGGCAGGTTGATTCACGCCGCTGCGGAAAATCGCACAGAGGCGTATTTGCGCCCATGCGATAATCCGCAGTCTTAA
- a CDS encoding ribonucleotide reductase subunit alpha encodes MYIQTFDDLLSSARQQPDAQRLLFIFTISELPEDATLEQRMRFRDGLGGALTPLMEVDKLPDELQDFDHLVSESMEFAKGTRAADWSIVFCAALGGHGRTPPAREEADIPLRRMTDAIRMGEIGPYIAFDRMGHQVRLVQN; translated from the coding sequence ATGTACATCCAGACCTTTGACGATCTCCTCAGCTCGGCCCGGCAGCAGCCCGACGCCCAGCGCCTGTTGTTCATCTTCACCATTTCCGAACTGCCCGAAGATGCCACGCTCGAACAGCGCATGCGTTTTCGCGATGGCCTGGGCGGCGCACTGACGCCGTTGATGGAAGTCGACAAGCTGCCCGATGAACTCCAGGACTTCGATCATCTGGTGAGCGAATCCATGGAGTTCGCCAAGGGCACGCGCGCCGCGGACTGGTCCATCGTCTTTTGCGCCGCGCTGGGTGGACACGGCCGCACGCCGCCGGCCCGCGAGGAAGCGGACATCCCCCTGCGCCGCATGACCGATGCCATCCGCATGGGCGAAATCGGCCCCTACATCGCCTTCGACCGCATGGGCCACCAGGTGCGGCTGGTGCAAAACTGA
- a CDS encoding CoA transferase — protein MHAVDFSPLSGFVCALDADDGAADWADDYAARLLSTLGAQVRRGARPAGRHPAIAWAQSGAMVLTGRADGPPQMCPLPLASCVDGVARALTALLAATGGRWQAALPGVETLGERAALGGLVRQGPISAGGACRLLRAADGWLAVSLPRADDWDLLAAWLESESGFAAGAGDGDAAWQALAGLLRERPLAALIERGRLLGLALAAVADVADIEQRPAAWFEARRIATQARQRRCEPGYRPPLVVDLSSLWAGPLCSHLLQLAGARVIKVESRQRPDGARRGAADFYDLMNHGKASVALDFASSQGIAQLRALLARADIVIEASRPRALRQLGICAEDLIAANPRLSWLAISGHGRDAPQGEWIAYGDDAGVAAGLSGVMLDLTGEPMFCGDAIADPLTGWHAALAALAAYLGGGGQLVALALTDVARHCAQFRLPGERAALHARWRDWQAEIAAAGIDAACLPLPRRAPAAARPLGADTAAILQELGISC, from the coding sequence ATGCACGCTGTCGATTTTTCGCCCTTGTCCGGCTTCGTCTGCGCGCTCGATGCGGATGATGGGGCGGCTGACTGGGCGGACGATTATGCCGCCCGCCTGCTGAGCACGCTGGGCGCGCAGGTGCGGCGCGGCGCAAGGCCGGCAGGGCGGCATCCGGCCATCGCCTGGGCGCAAAGCGGCGCCATGGTCTTGACCGGGCGTGCCGACGGGCCGCCGCAGATGTGTCCGTTGCCGCTGGCTTCCTGCGTCGATGGCGTTGCCCGGGCGCTGACTGCGCTGCTGGCCGCGACGGGTGGCCGTTGGCAGGCCGCGCTGCCCGGTGTGGAGACGCTGGGCGAACGCGCAGCCCTCGGCGGGCTGGTGCGCCAGGGGCCGATTTCCGCCGGCGGCGCCTGCCGGCTGCTGCGCGCTGCCGATGGCTGGCTGGCGGTCAGCCTGCCGCGTGCCGACGACTGGGATTTGCTCGCGGCCTGGCTGGAATCGGAAAGCGGGTTTGCCGCCGGTGCCGGGGATGGGGATGCGGCCTGGCAAGCGCTGGCCGGACTGCTGCGCGAGCGCCCACTGGCTGCGCTGATCGAGCGGGGACGCTTGCTGGGGCTGGCGCTGGCTGCCGTCGCGGATGTCGCGGATATCGAACAGCGGCCGGCGGCCTGGTTCGAGGCGCGGCGGATCGCCACGCAGGCACGCCAGCGCCGGTGCGAGCCTGGCTACCGGCCGCCCTTGGTCGTCGACCTGTCCTCGCTGTGGGCCGGGCCGCTGTGCAGTCATCTGCTGCAGCTTGCCGGCGCGCGCGTCATCAAGGTCGAGAGCCGGCAGCGGCCGGATGGCGCGCGGCGCGGCGCGGCGGATTTTTACGATCTGATGAATCACGGCAAGGCCAGCGTCGCGCTGGATTTCGCCAGCTCGCAAGGCATTGCGCAACTGCGCGCGCTGCTCGCGCGCGCCGACATCGTCATCGAAGCCTCGCGCCCGCGCGCCTTGCGCCAACTGGGGATTTGCGCCGAGGATCTGATCGCCGCCAATCCGCGCCTGAGCTGGCTGGCGATCAGCGGTCATGGCCGCGATGCGCCGCAAGGCGAGTGGATCGCCTACGGCGACGATGCCGGCGTGGCTGCCGGCCTGTCCGGCGTCATGCTGGACTTGACCGGCGAGCCCATGTTTTGCGGCGACGCCATTGCCGATCCGCTGACCGGCTGGCATGCGGCCCTGGCCGCGCTGGCGGCGTACCTGGGCGGCGGCGGGCAACTGGTTGCGCTGGCGCTGACGGATGTGGCGCGCCATTGCGCGCAGTTCCGCCTGCCGGGCGAGCGTGCCGCGCTGCATGCGCGCTGGCGGGACTGGCAAGCCGAGATCGCTGCGGCGGGCATCGATGCGGCCTGCCTGCCGCTGCCGCGCCGCGCGCCGGCGGCCGCCCGGCCACTCGGCGCCGACACGGCAGCCATCCTGCAGGAACTGGGTATTTCATGCTGA